The Kryptolebias marmoratus isolate JLee-2015 linkage group LG1, ASM164957v2, whole genome shotgun sequence sequence GAATTCTATTAATAAAAAGGCATTTGAAAAATTTCCCATCACCCTTTTTTGTACCAGAAAAAACAGCACGTTTTTAACCAAACCCTGTACCGTCTCTGCGGTGACTCACTTTGAGGTTTTTGGGTTGCTGCCGGAGCTCCAGCACGTGTTTGCGGTGGAGTTCGCGATCTCGTCTGTTGTTGTACTCAATCTGGTTCTCCAGTTCTGTCTGGTGCTGCAGGCGGATCAGGTCCATCCTCAGCTTCTGCAGGGTCTTCAGCTGCCGCTGCTCCAGCTCCTGCGTGGACTCATCGTGGCGAATCAGCATGGCGTGCTCCATCTCCTTCTGGGTCTTCTTCTTGTTCAGCTCCTGAAGGACAAATGAAGGAAAAGGAGGACAGACAGATGAGTTAGGATTCATagatggagccatttttatcagtgttttgattcattttgttttaaatttggcaTGCATACTTTTATGTATAGAAATCAACTGTTTATTCTTGTCAAGCTCACAACTGGCATTaccactgaaataaataaagtacaaTAAATCTTCATTTTCCACTGAAACACTtctggagtttgttttgttttctccataGGAAGCTTTTCAACTCAAACTTTACTCCAGATTTATTGTGCACAACAGCTTTTCAGATTATGACATAGTTGGCTTGCTTTGCTCATTAATAATCTGCTTATGGAACAGTGGGTGTTTTCATCGCTGCTGCTTGCTGTAAAACTGTCATGTGGGTTCTCCATCCAACgttacaaacaacaataaaaacaaggggCATGCTAGGGTTCTACAACTCATTTTGTACACATAAATTAAGTACATCTTGCACACCTCACGGATCTGTTCCTGCTCCAGCTCGTGCCTCTTGATCATGACTTTGCGCTTGAAAGCGCGGCAGTTCTTGTCATAGAAAACCCTCTGCTGTGCCAGAAGGTGGGCCTCCTCCTCAGCCTGGGAATGCTGCATGTTCTCTTTGTGCTTGGACATACGCTCCTGCTTCTCCTTCTTGGGGGTACTGTGGTCTTCGTTCATCTCCTGAGGAAAGGTGGAAGGGAAGAATGAAGACAGAGGGTTGCGGTGGCGATGACGACATGGAAGCAAAACACAGGCGTGTAGAATATACGCATGCTATGAATGTGAAACAAAAGTCTTAATAAAAGTCCATGTTGTCAAGTGTTTGTAGAGTTTTTTTGCAAACTCCaaataaccttttattttagcCAATCGATGACCTTTATAGCCAGAGGAAGGCTGACAAAGAAAAGGGAAACAGTCTGTCAATTCCCCCTCACAATCCGGTTTCATTTTTATGGACTTTAAGGTAATCTAAACTCTCACTAAAGCTGTTAATACACGAGCCTGATCCCCGCTCTCTGTGGTGTTTAATTCTTTGTATCCCTTAGTTGGTGGGAAATATCTCTCCCTGCCAGTGACGCTCTCTTTTAACTGTGCTGACCTAATTTTGGTCACTTATCTTCCAACTGAAAACACACTGCATCACACTCCCAGCCCAGAGGAGCGGTTTCTGGACTCTGTTTCAAGGTTGTGGAGGCACTAAGTATCCAGTGTAGATGTGGACTTGTAGTTCTCCTCGTTTGTGTGTATATTCTTGTGTAGGTACATAGTAAGTAGGCTGAGTGACTCAACAAAACTTCCACTTTGGAGGGGACTGAATGTGCATGTTTGCGTGTAGGAGGTCTGACTCAACAGTAAACAGCAAACAGGACCATGTGTTACACATGAGGGAGGCAAACAAACGAGCTCAAACCTCCTTGATCTTCTCCTTGCAGAGTTTGTACTGTTTCTTTTGATTATCCAGAAACGTGGTCAGCTCCTTCTTCTGCTGGGCCACAATCTGCTGCTGGAATTTCTTCTCATCTGTGAGGGCCGTCTTCATCTGCAAGAGCGCAGGGGTGACATGTTCAGCTGTTTGATACGCTACATGAACAAATACACTGAAACACAAGACAAAAGATTAAGACTTGGAAGTGCTGCTGGGTTCTTGTATAAGTCTCACATAGAGGCTCTTTCGATGCTTCACGTACATGGACTTTTTTAGCAGCACATAAGGCTTCTTGATTCAAGTAAAAAAAGCActacatatttgtaaaaaaaaaaaaaactagtcaAAAGTagtcaacagaaaaacaataccAAAGGCACTCTATGCAGTATctggaaacaaaactaaatgtatttattttacatggctaaaaatgttaaaacatttaacctACCTCATCAGGGTCacaactgaatttatttattttttctcacaAACTTCATAGAGTgccattgattaaaaaaaaattctgccaAATACTAAATAGTCCTTTTTACTTATTGCAAAAAGCCTTATTTgcaacttgcaaaaaaaaaaaaaacaagcttcaaGATACAACCCAAATCTAAACACACTTTTGATagtgaattatttttttctgtccctttAAAGCATGAGATATTACAGTTGTATCATTGCAAAGTGAATATCAtggattttaaaatacagtcaagaaaaaaaaccttttttaaccccccttttttaaataaaataccaattttttaaaatttaaatacaatttaacCCACTAAAGACACTAGGTACTggtgtggataaaaaaaaagatgttcttgatttaaaactacTATATTTTTAACTTCTAACATGAGTTAGTTGAGCCGTTTAGGAATACGTGCTTGTCTTAATGAACAAATTATACTATCTCCTTAGCTGGCTGGACACACTGTCTGCAAACTGTAGAGATAAGAAACTTGTTTTTCCCAGAGTCTACCAGTCTGTGACCCAGTTCTGCTCTTCTGCTTTATCGTATGTATCACTGGGCGGCAGCAGTGTATAAAGGTCGTCTGAAGCCTTTAATGTCAGTATGAACTACTTGAAGTTTCTTACAGTAGATTTAATACAAGACAATATTTCCAGAGCCAACTTTGCTCCCCTGCCAACTGCTGCCTGCTGTATGTAAGAATGATTATCTGTAATATAATTTATTGCACTTCCATGACTATTCCCACCTCCTTCTCAGTTTGCACTGCATGGCGTTTGGCCAGCTTCTCCAGCTCAATGTAGGCATTGTTGGCCTGCGTCTCCACTTCCTTCTGCAGTTTGAGCCGGTGCTCGTCCATCTCGGCCTTGAGCTTGTTCTCCAAGGCAATCAGCTGCTTCTGGTGCTGCCGTCGCATGCGCTTGTAGCCCGACATCTGCTCCCGCAGCTCACTCTCCTGCTCATGCTCATGGATCTGTTTGGTCACCTGCAGAGGAAGAGATAAAACAggaatatttgatttttgaagCTGAAGTAAAGGATAGAATATCAATGTATGAGGTGCACAGAAGCAGCAATGTTTAACATCCCCGCAAgcttttggtaaattatttgaGCTACattatattttctaaaatctaataacatttttttttgttgttgtcagtcGACCTGCAGAAAATACCCcaaaatcatcatcatctcaATATCAGTGAGCGCAATATTAAAATTACAAAGGACTGCCATAAATCATAGAccattatatttaatttatcatgcattcatgttctgcaaacttataatatatttaatcaATTCAACAGACTCAgtggccttgatgcccacagCTGGTTTAGATGACGGTGATATCAGAAGAGATAGTGAAGAAAACTGTGGATTTATTGCAACTTGTATCTTCATcttaatattaaacaataatatcacacatcacaagtgtttttttttataccgtGCAGGCGTAGTTGTCAAGAATTGCTAATTTTACAAagtccaggaaaaaaaatatttacaaatgcaTGAGCAGAGCCCAACAAAAGCTCTTTCATCGAACCCTTGGACTTACATTCTCTACGCAGATCTGGGAACCGCAAACGTTCTGAAACGTTCCTGAGCCAAGCAGttgcacaaacaacaacaaatggcTGCTATAAAACCAAATTTCAGCTAAGGTAAGAAACACAGACATGTGTCCAATTACTTCCTTCAACacctgtgtttttaaatctacacCTATACCTGACCCACCAACCTGAGGGCAGAACGGGTTCTCAGGATCCAAGTAGTATTCACTCCGCATCTTCTCATAATTTCCACCTGAGCTCTTCAGGCCAAACATGATGGTGGCTTTAGCCAAGTGCACCAGCATCCAGGAACCTTGTGCAGCATCCTATGCCCAACAGAACCCTGCCCGAGCTCCGATGCAACCCTGAGAACCCCCCCCCCCNNNNNNNNNNNNNNNNNNNNNNNNNNNNNNNNNNNNNNNNNNNNNNNNNNNNNNNNNNNNNNNNNNNNNNNNNNNNNNNNNNNNNNNNNNNNNNNNNNNNNNNNNNNNNNNNNNNNNNNNNNNNNNNNNNNNNNNNNNNNNNNNNNNNNNNNNNNNNNNNNNNNNNNNNNNNNNNNNNNNNNNNNNNNNNNNNNNNNNNNNNNNNNNNNNNNNNNNNNNNNNNNNNNNNNNNNNNNNNNNNNNNNNNNNNNNNNNNNNNNNNNNNNNNNNNNNNNNNNNNNNNNNNNNNNNNNNNNNNNNNNNNNNNNNNNNNNNNNNNNNNNNNNNNNNNNNNNNNNNNNNNNNNNNNNNNNNNNNNNNNNNNNNNNNNNNNNNNNNNNNNNNNNNNNNNggggtgggggtgggggggggtggaAGTGTTGGACGTTGAGCCCCTGTTCTCCTTAATCTGCGCTGAATCAATACCCCTACTGTAACAGAGCCTCCCAATCCTTGTCACTCGCCTCAGTGCCACCCTGCATACCGCCACAAAGGGCCAAGTCACGTCATGTGATGGCCTCTTTCACACAAGGCTCAGGGACTGGAAAGGAGATCATATTCaggttggggtgggggggaggtgTGACCAGTGGGAACTGAGCAgctccacttttttatttttttattttgcttattttgcaGCTGGACACGACCTGAATTGATGTTCTGTTGATGGCTGTTGCAGCCACCTTGTTTGATACTATAAGCTGTGAAATAGTcttaacaggttttttttttgacagtttgtgTTCTGTGTTCATCAGGTGTTGGTTGTAAGTGAAAATTCACTTCTCTGTAACCAATCAGGCCCATCACAAATACGCATCTAGTGTTATCATATACGGTTGGAGTTGGTTTCCTTCTTGATTTATGATTTAAGGAAAAGTCTGTCCTCAGAAGAGCCTAGAGTTCTTTTAATCCAAGAGAAAAAACTGGAGCTGGGGTTGCTTCAGATGTGTAGTGACACGTGGTGAAGTCATCTAGCTAAAAGGAGGAAGCAAAAAGCCTCCAAAGACCAGTTTAGTGTTCCGTTTTCCTGCAGATGCACAAATTGGAGGGGCTCTGTGTTCTGCTTCAGATAGTCATCTGTAAAATTAGTCTTTTAAATTCTACCTTTAACTCTATGGAAGATGTTAGTTTAATGTATGGCTCTAAATTATAAGTTTAAATAGTTGCTAAAGGAGCTGGTTGGCGAACCAgtgcatgttttgatgttttactgGATTCAGCTCTGACACACAGACTGTCAGGTTTCAGTCTGcagctaaaagtgacaaatgatgtgaaatattttacagcTTTGTTGTTTCTGACACCATATTAGGTTTGtgattttaacaaatgtttaagAACCTCAGAGCTCCCTCTGTACGTTTCTGAGTCTCACTTTGAATCCATCTTTCTGCAGATTCCCCTCCCTTTTCAAACGTTTTCTTTCCattcattctttatttttacactctTACTTTGGATTGAATTTGACACTTAATGTCACAGTGTGACAGTTTTATAGATGCCTCCATGTTCCAGTCAGCTTTGCTCCTTTGTCTCACCTGTTTATCTGCCTTCTGTGTCCTCCACGCCATCTTGACTATTTACAGTCACCACACTCAGATTATactcttttgttttactgacacTTTAGGCTTTTACATCCTCTCTAAATGACCAAGCTTTATCTGATCTTTTGAAAAGATCAGTAAAGACCATTTAACGTCGTTTGTGGCCGACAAACTTGCATTCTGCTGCTTTGAGACGAAATCCAATTATTTGCATCTTTTATTCACTTTGTTGTTCTCTCACCTCTCACTTTTAGCGCTATCCGTCTCCTCTCACCATCTGGAGCTCCCCTCTCCACcctcctgtttgtctctcaccCTTTCCCTTTGTCTACCTGTTTCCAGTCTCGGCGAGTCGAGGCCAATCTGAGGACGTCTGCGCTCGGCGGAAAAAAGATGATGTCATCTCTTCCAGCGCCGGCGGGCAGGACCGGCGCTGTGGCACTACAGCGATACTGAGCTTTAAGGGATGCTGCCTCGTTTTAAGACGGACTGCCTCAATTACACACTGCGAGCCACTTGAGCTGCATACATCTGTAGTTCTTTTAAATCACAGCTTTAATCCCCAGCACCGAAGAATGAACCCAAAATATAAAGCGGGCTTgttgagctgaaactgaagcaaTTCTTAGAATGAAAATAATACAGAGGCTGTTGATAAAGATTTAATTCTGTACGACCAAGAGGACTCAGAACactattagttgtttttttaaacatccagATTTCTTCACTCTGATCTGATTAACTGAGGCATTGTATGTTTTTGAGTTTAAAGAGGAAGAGTTAGATTTTTTCTGATCTCACGCTTATCAGGAGGAAAAGAAATGTCTCTTTTCCCTGTAGTGTAACGTATTAAAAAGAACTGACAAAATGGGTtgatttaaacaagaaaaacaacattttttttccctccctcaaCTGTCTTACTCGTGAATATGACAGACGACTTTATTTCAAAGCAGCATGTCTCCGTTTCCAGCTTTCAAACTTTGAAACCTTTGGAAAAATGAGACGTCCCGGCGGATCCACACAGATCCCATTATTGCTCGTGTCACTGCAAGTTAAAGAAGATGAAATGCAGGAAGAAGGTTTGAAAGTGTGACAACGAAGGACAAAAGGTGCTCAAGAAAACGACACACGCTGATCTGAATCATCACCGGCTTGTGTTCTGGTCAAGGACAGCGTGAAAGACGCGCGTGCACAGAGCGCACGCTCACGCTGTCTGATGTCTGGTTTAAGACCTGACGGCAGAATTAAAACCAGTGGGTCATGGATGGGTAAACACACACGCACTCGCACACGTTTTCACACAACACCACAACTACTTTCTAGTTACTAGAGCtggtttccatgacaacagacagggagggagagaggaagagagacatGGAGAGAAAGCAAGGTGGCATCCCACCTCCCTTTATATCAGAGTATTGAGTCACATCTGAGAGTGATGTTTTAACAAATGCAGGAGGGGAAGAAATAAAGATGGGAGGGGGGGGACTGGAGGGAGGGGTGTGGTAATGGGAAGCGTAGAgcaagaggagaaaacaaagagagCGAGGCGAATAACACAAAGAGCAGTGGGAAAAAATTCAGCGGCAGATAAGAAACTGAAAGTGCGGAACAGAGACGAAGATCCAGATAAAAGTAAAAgacccaaacaaaaacactgatggaGAGATGAACAACAGAATAAACACTGAATAGgtggaaaacacatttatgatccaatctgcttttcttctgttttgaaaCATGAGACCGCCGTAAGTTTTGGCGTCAAAAACGTTCCGATTTGACTGTTTACCCAAAACATCCACAGACAGGTCATGGCAGAGAGAAAGGAAAGAATCCTCGATGATACCTTCATATACAACAGCAGCCCAAACAACACTGACATCATGGCTGCTGCAAAAATCTTATCTGCCTTTTGACCCAAGAGTCAAGGTGAAAACTCAAGAAATGAATGATCCTGAAACCTTTTCTGTGTGTAGAAAACTTTTAGAATCTCAAAATGTAAacctctaaaaacaaacatttaccaCTTTACATTACGACACCCTTTTAAATGAATACATGCTTAATAATGCAGTTATGAATTAGGCTATAAACACTTATTAAACCAATAATAAGCAGTTACAgcgcacaaaataaaaaggacaataTTGACTCATTTCAACATTTACCTGTACTCTCCATCCTCATTGTTTTTTGGTGTAATTAATAACTTCAATCtcaaatatgaaacatttgTCAGTAAGTTACCAAGCTTTAAGtagaaacaaagtttgttttgaaatatagttatttagctaaaaaaaattgtaaaatgaaCAACTagcaataaaatacatttaccagaacaaataaaagcacagcacTTGATGttgccaaatagtgagcctGTTTCAATGAACAGCGTTTATAACGGTTTTGTGATTATCCTTTATAAAAGGAACCCTTATTGTAAAGTTGTACCAACAATACTAATAAGAATGTGCTGAAAAATGACTTCAATGGTCAGGCTACCATGAAGAAGTTTAAATCCATTTTCTAAGCAGACAAAATAGATCTCTTGGTCACTAATTTTAGTGGTACTGCTGTTCTTATTTTAGAACATGCTTCAGTTGTTCTCTTTATATGCTGAATGCCAGTTGTATTTTTAGTCTTATTTGTTGTATGTGTTGCTGCCTTCTTGGCCAGGTCTCTCTTAAAAAAGGAGATGTTTAATTCCAATGACACGTTAACCTGGATAAACTTGGATTTCAACTCACAAGTGAAGCAGACTTTATGGTGGCGAAGCGGCCCTGGCTCTTGTAGTTCTGTGCCTGGCTGCCTCTGTCAGACGAGGAGGGTCGTAGTTCTGGTCGGTGGTCTCTGTGGATCCCATCGTCCCAGTTATACTGATGGTCctgagaaacataaaaaaggaaataaggCAAACTGTTTCGGTCCCTACGTTATCTACTTTAAAAATTTgagataataaaagaaaaaacaaatcaaaagagTGGAGGTAAAACATACCTACTGAAGCATgcagaaaactattttaattctcaccataaatatgattttatgaACCATTGATTAGGATTCAGAACTTCAAATGAAATCTTCACCAAATCTGTGTCAACTTCAGCCTTATGAAACATGATGAAATATGAAAACTCAACCCCTCTGAAAACAGTTCTGAGAGCTCGGGGACCCCAGACTTGATTTGTGTGAGGAGGGAACCTCATCAGCATCTGAAAACAGTATGTGGCGCTTCGAAGCCTTCCCTGCTCAGCCCCTAAACTTGGAACAACAGATTGTCCGTCTGCTCATTAAGTGACAACCTTATTCATGTGCtgtcaaaacacaaagagcagctgaaaaaaaaaaaaaaaaNNNNNNNNNNNNNNNNNNNNNNNNNNNNNNNNNNNNNNNNNNNNNNNNNNNNNNNNNNNNNNNNNNNNNNNNNNNNNNNNNNNNNNNNNNNNNNNNNNNNNNNNNNNNNNNNNNNNNNNNNNNNNNNNNNNNNNNNNNNNNNNNNNNNNNNNNNNNNNNNNNNNNNNNNNNNNNNNNNNNNNNNNNNNNNNNNNNNNNNNNNNNNNNNNNNNNNNNNNNNNNNNNNNNNNNNNNNNNNNNNNNNNNNNNNNNNNNNNNNNNNNNNNNNNNNNNNNNNNNNNNNNNNNNNNNNNNNNNNNNNNNNNNNNNNNNNNNNNNNNNNNNNNNNNNNNNNNNNNNNNNNNNNNNNNNNNNNNNNNNNNNNNNNNNNNNNNNNNNNNNNNNNNNNNNNNNNNNNNNNNNNNNNNNNNNNNNNNNNNNNNNNNNNNNNNNNNNNNNNNNNNNNNNNNNNNNNNNNNNNNNNNNNNNNNNNNNNNNNNNNNNNNNNNNNNNNNNNNNNNNNNNNNNNNNNNNNNNNNNNNNNNNNNNNNNNNNNNNNNNNNNNNNNNNNNNNNNNNNNNNNNNNNNNNNNNNNNNNNNNNNNNNNNNNNNNNNNNNNNNNNNNNNNNNNNNNNNNNNNNNNNNNNNNNNNNNNNNNNNNNNNNNNNNNNNNNNNNNNNNNNNNNNNNNNNNNNNNNNNNNNNNNNNNNNNNNNNNNNNNNNNNNNNNNNNNNNNNNNNNNNNNNNNNNNNNNNNNNNNNNNNNNNNNNNNNNNNNNNNNNNNNNNNNNNNNNNNNNNNNNNNNNNNNNNNNNNNNNNNNNNNNNNNNNNNNNNNNNNNNNNNNNNNNNNNNNNNNNNNNNNNNNNNNNNNNNNNNNNNNNNNNNNNNNNNNNNNNNNNNNNNNNNNNNNNNNNNNNNNNNNNNNNNNNNNNNNNNNNNNNNNNNNNNNNNNNNNNNNNNNNNNNNNNNNNNNNNNNNNNNNNNNNNNNNNNNNNNNNNNNNNNNNNNNNNNNNNNNNNNNNNNNNNNNNNNNNNNNNNNNNNNNNNNNNNNNNNNNNNNNNNNNNNNNNNNNNNNNNNNNNNNNNNNNNNNNNNNNNNNNNNNNNNNNNNNNNNNNNNNNNNNNNNNNNNNNNNNNNNNNNNNNNNNNNNNNNNNNNNNNNNNNNNNNNNNNNNNNNNNNNNNNNNNNNNNNNNNNNNNNNNNNNNNNNNNNNNNNNNNNNNNNNNNNNNNNNNNNNNNNNNNNNNNNNNNNNNNNNNNNNNNNNNNNNNNNNNNNNNNNNNNNNNNNNNNNNNNNNNNNNNNNNNNNNNNNNNNNNNNNNNNNNNNNNNNNNNNNNNNNNNNNNNNNNNNNNNNNNNNNNNNNNNNNNNNNNNNNNNNNNNNNNNNNNNNNNNNNNNNNNNNNNNNNNNNNNNNNNNNNNNNNNNNNNNNNNNNNNNNNNNNNNNNNNNNNNNNNNNNNNNNNNNNNNNNNNNNNNNNNNNNNNNNNNNNNNNNNNNNNNNNNNNNNNNNNNNNNNNNNNNNTGGGTGGGTGGGGTTcggttgttaaaagaaaaagtaaattcaaGTTACTGTATTTGTATGTACCTTGCTTTGTACtttcttgaataaaaaatatatattaaaaaaaaaaaaaaaaaaagtgctaattTAACACCTCCGAAAGGAAGTAAATCAACAAAGGATACATTTGTTGATTTTGATAACAGTTTTTAATGTACACATTGCTTGGTTTACTCATTGGAATGCCAAGAAGACccttatacaaaaaaaaacttttttcccctcatattgatgtgtctttaaatgattaaaaaaaaaaactgtagcaaaatttgtgaacagtTGACAGCTACCACTTCTGCTTATTTAcccacagaaacagacaaagtgaCTGAAAGCAGGTCAACAATGGCGACGTCCATAGAAGAGCCATTTGGGATGGAAAAGTCTGacatttatgctcagatttgttgagtaaagtccgcagataaaagtgttttgtttacattgagcgtggagccacatttttaaaattgcacATCAACATatctggagtaaactctttcaaacggcACCATTTGAAACTGTTTGTGATAACCTTTTTGCGTTGGAGTGAACTCCAGCTCAGAGTTTGGACATGGGCTCGTGTTTATTAGTTTGTCTGGTTTTCTCTGAGCAGGGCGGTTTGAAAccataaaatagttttaaatgagCTCATTTAGAGAATGAAGGGTTGAGTCTCGTAAACCTGTCAGACAAAAGGAACTTTAGAGAACTCATAAGTTTTCAGCTCTGATTTGGTGGACAACATTTTGAATCATCATCCAGCCCCAAACACCACCGCCACCCCTGACCTTTACCTTCTTGGTGTGCGCTGAAGAGTCCAGGGGAGTGCTGTAGTCCTGGGGCTGCATCATGGTCATGTCGGAGCAGCTGTCGTCCAGCACCTCCTGTATGCTGTTCACACTGCTGCTCTGGCTACCTGTGCTGACTGATGTGCTGGGGATGGAGTGGTTGCTGCCCAGGCTGTTCATCTTGCAGCTCGCTGCCTCGCTGTCCTGCAGGACAACATTCACACATGTCCGTGAGTGCAAGTCCGAACAAATgaacattcaaaaataaaagtaaaaaaacctCACTGAAACACAGACTCAACTTCAATCACTTATGTTTTAAGTCTGACATTAATATCTGAAGTCACAGTAAGTGATCTATCAacctgatgtgtgtgtgtgtgtgtgtgtgtgtgtgtgtgttgcatcaTTCTCCAGAGTCAGTGACGATGTACAGAGAAGCAGATCAGACTCAGAAGTTGGTTGAGTACACAGCTGTTGGATAAAGAGAACAAACTGCTCCACTTTTAGAGTTAGAAGCTAATTCTGTTAAGTTTGAAGTATAAAGACTTTGTCCTGAAGGATGTgtaatgagtttattttattttattttttacacagaaacagaaatcctCTGAGTGCCTTGTTGCAGTTAGGTGTGCTGGCTGCTGAGGCTGGCCTCACGTGGTGTAGGATGACATTACTGCAGCTAGTGGCTGGCCTTGCCTGTTCACTCTGCCTCAGGACAGGTTAGCTAAGGCAGTGtgtcccagtcctggtcctgagGGCCTGGACTGCTATCTGCTTTAAACTGAAAGGTCgtaacaagcttctgcagaacttcatGACAAGATGTTGAGGTAACTCACTGAATACCAACTTAAAACATGCCAAACGGTTTACTCTGAGGAACTGAGCTAAAAGACATTTCATCTTCAGACTAAAGCGACTTATTAAAAGGAAGATTCTTGTTTAGTAAAATTGCGGAAATGTTGGGCTACTGTGAAGACTTCTTAACCAGATTAATGATCCTATAAACTCCAGGTCAGATGGAAGGGCAAGTTTGGACAaatgttcagtattttttttgaCAGGATTGTTACCTGATCCAAAACCATCATCTGATATACTGAACTGGGTTACCGAAACCTTTTAAAAGGTTGCTTTCTAGGAATCGGTCTCTGTTATTTGCAAATGCTTTTCTTAGAAAACAAGTGATTACCCTGCAAACACTGAACTTACTGAGTATCATATCTTTGTGTACAGAGTACTACACTTGCTTGGTGTCCTTAAGTTCAGCTCCAGCGTGATTgaatgtgttgtttg is a genomic window containing:
- the taok3a gene encoding serine/threonine-protein kinase TAO3 isoform X2, translating into MLVHLAKATIMFGLKSSGGNYEKMRSEYYLDPENPFCPQVTKQIHEHEQESELREQMSGYKRMRRQHQKQLIALENKLKAEMDEHRLKLQKEVETQANNAYIELEKLAKRHAVQTEKEMKTALTDEKKFQQQIVAQQKKELTTFLDNQKKQYKLCKEKIKEEMNEDHSTPKKEKQERMSKHKENMQHSQAEEEAHLLAQQRVFYDKNCRAFKRKVMIKRHELEQEQIREELNKKKTQKEMEHAMLIRHDESTQELEQRQLKTLQKLRMDLIRLQHQTELENQIEYNNRRDRELHRKHVLELRQQPKNLKVLELQIKKQFQDTCKVQTKQYKALRHHQMEVTPKAEHKTVLKALKDEQTRKMAILAEQYEQSINEMMASQALRLDEAQEAECQALRQQLQQEMELLNAYQSKIKMQTEAQHEREQQKLEQKVSLRRAHLEQKIEEELVSLQKERTDRIKHLLERQEREIDTFDMESMRLGFGNLGTLDFPKDDYR